The Megalops cyprinoides isolate fMegCyp1 chromosome 19, fMegCyp1.pri, whole genome shotgun sequence genome has a window encoding:
- the LOC118794246 gene encoding nucleoside diphosphate kinase produces MTDERTFIAIKPDGVQRGLIGEIIKRFEQKGFRLVAMKFIQASEELLKQHYIDLKDRPFYNGLVQYMKSGPVVAMVWEGLNVVKTGRVMLGETNPADSKPGTIRGDFCIQVGRNIIHGSDAVESAKTEINLWFKPEELVSYKSCAHDWIYE; encoded by the exons ATGACCGATGAACGCACATTTATTGCCATCAAGCCCGACGGTGTGCAGAGGGGACTCATCGGGGAGATCATCAAGCGCTTTGAGCAGAAGGGATTCAGGCTGGTTGCCATGAAATTCATCCAG GCCTCTGAAGAACTCTTGAAGCAGCACTACATCGACCTGAAGGACAGGCCGTTCTACAATGGGCTGGTCCAGTACATGAAATCTGGTCCTGTTGTTGCCATG GTGTGGGAAGGCCTTAATGTTGTAAAGACTGGTAGAGTAATGCTGGGAGAGACCAATCCCGCAGACTCCAAACCTGGTACAATCCGTGGGGACTTCTGCATCCAGGTTGGCAG GAACATCATCCATGGCAGCGATGCTGTAGAAAGTGCCAAGACTGAGATCAACCTGTGGTTTAAACCCGAAGAGCTGGTGTCCTACAAGAGCTGTGCCCATGACTGGATCTATGAGTAA